A section of the Candidatus Acidiferrales bacterium genome encodes:
- the mraY gene encoding phospho-N-acetylmuramoyl-pentapeptide-transferase: MLYYLFDLLEKHFHPPGFGVFRYITFRSALAAITALLISFVIGPVVIRKLHKHQIGEQEKVEGPASHLSKAGTPTMGGIIIIGSVVVPLLLWGDLANPYVRLILLITLWLGMLGFVDDYMKVVRKKRKGLIARYKLIGQFGIGLIVGAALYFSPQFFPFNSVTTVPFFKNLNFDYSFFYIPVVIFVITATSNAVNLTDGLDGLAVGAVGIVALTLALMSYISGNIDFSRYLNIIYLRGTGELTVYCAALVGASLGFLWYNAYPARVFMGDTGSLALGGVIAGISIMIKKELVLPILGGIFLAEELSVIIQVLYFKYTKKKYGEGRRIFKMAPLHHHFELYGVPEPKIVTRFYIVGILLAILSLTTFKVR; the protein is encoded by the coding sequence ATGCTGTATTATTTGTTCGATCTCCTTGAAAAACATTTTCACCCCCCCGGTTTCGGAGTATTCAGGTATATTACTTTCCGTTCAGCACTCGCTGCGATAACCGCGTTGCTGATCAGCTTTGTGATCGGTCCAGTTGTGATCCGGAAACTCCATAAACACCAGATCGGAGAACAGGAAAAAGTAGAAGGCCCGGCCTCCCATCTTTCGAAAGCGGGCACCCCGACGATGGGCGGGATAATAATTATCGGCTCTGTGGTTGTGCCGCTTTTGCTGTGGGGAGACCTCGCAAATCCTTACGTGCGTTTGATTCTTTTGATTACTCTCTGGCTGGGCATGTTAGGATTTGTCGACGATTACATGAAGGTGGTGAGGAAAAAGCGAAAAGGACTCATCGCGCGGTACAAATTGATCGGACAATTCGGAATCGGGTTGATCGTCGGAGCAGCTCTATACTTTTCACCTCAGTTTTTTCCTTTCAATTCGGTCACCACCGTTCCATTTTTCAAAAACTTGAACTTTGATTATTCCTTCTTCTATATCCCGGTGGTGATTTTTGTAATTACTGCCACTTCAAACGCCGTCAACCTCACGGACGGGCTGGACGGTCTTGCTGTCGGTGCAGTCGGAATCGTGGCGCTGACCCTTGCACTCATGAGTTACATCTCGGGCAATATCGATTTCAGCCGGTATCTGAACATAATTTATCTCCGCGGTACCGGTGAGCTTACGGTCTATTGTGCGGCACTAGTCGGAGCGTCTCTCGGCTTCCTGTGGTACAATGCTTATCCTGCACGAGTGTTCATGGGAGACACGGGTTCGCTTGCACTTGGTGGAGTGATAGCAGGAATCTCTATAATGATTAAAAAGGAATTGGTACTTCCGATACTCGGTGGAATTTTTCTCGCAGAGGAGTTGTCGGTAATAATTCAGGTGCTTTATTTCAAATACACGAAGAAAAAATACGGAGAGGGGCGGCGAATTTTTAAAATGGCGCCGCTGCACCATCACTTCGAGCTTTACGGCGTGCCGGAGCCGAAAATTGTTACGCGTTTTTACATAGTCGGGATTTTGCTGGCGATACTCAGTTTAACGACTTTCAAGGTGAGATAA
- the murD gene encoding UDP-N-acetylmuramoyl-L-alanine--D-glutamate ligase gives MAKPDKIKSARVSVLGAARSGLSVAGLLKSQGAVVFVSDKKPKEESAQESRTLDNLGVDYEFGAHTDKIFDADFIVISPGVPSNSNLVHHAEKVGLKVYSEVEVASWFCRAPIVAITGSNGKTTTTTLIGKIFENAGWKTIVAGNIGFPFSDYVLDTDEKSVAVVEVSSFQLDHIDTFKPKAAVLLNITPDHLDRYENYEAYKNSKFRIFMNQTPHDFAIYNHDDEAVSKHCSKLDIIKLPFSVKGKISSGAFVESDEVFFVGEGKQDHLIGSGEIKIPGIHNLYNSIASALAARSLGVSPGVIADTLREFPGVEHRLEPVRELGGVRYINDSKATNVDAVWYALGSFESPIVLIAGGKDKGNDYSPLFDLVRKKVRAMVLIGQAAAKMQKEFSDKTKCVMASSMEDAVAKARGEAKPGHVVLLSPACASFDMFHDYEHRGREFKRLVMELE, from the coding sequence TTGGCGAAGCCTGATAAAATAAAATCCGCCCGAGTTTCCGTTTTGGGAGCGGCCCGAAGTGGTCTGTCCGTTGCAGGGCTTCTGAAGTCGCAGGGCGCCGTCGTGTTCGTGAGCGACAAAAAACCTAAAGAGGAATCCGCGCAGGAAAGCAGGACGCTGGATAATCTCGGAGTTGATTATGAATTCGGTGCTCATACGGACAAGATTTTTGATGCGGATTTCATCGTGATCAGTCCCGGTGTACCATCAAACTCAAACTTAGTGCATCATGCTGAGAAGGTGGGTCTGAAAGTTTACAGCGAGGTTGAGGTCGCGTCATGGTTTTGCCGGGCTCCGATTGTTGCAATAACCGGCTCCAACGGCAAGACGACAACGACGACTCTGATTGGAAAAATTTTCGAAAACGCCGGATGGAAAACAATCGTTGCCGGGAATATCGGCTTCCCCTTTTCTGATTATGTCCTTGACACCGATGAGAAGTCCGTCGCAGTGGTGGAAGTGTCGAGTTTTCAGTTAGATCACATTGACACTTTCAAACCGAAAGCTGCCGTGCTTCTCAATATCACACCCGATCACCTTGACAGATATGAAAATTACGAGGCTTATAAGAACTCCAAATTCAGAATTTTCATGAACCAAACTCCTCACGATTTTGCGATATACAATCATGACGATGAAGCAGTCAGCAAGCATTGCAGCAAATTGGACATTATCAAATTACCATTCAGCGTGAAAGGGAAAATTTCTTCCGGCGCGTTTGTTGAAAGCGACGAAGTCTTCTTCGTCGGAGAAGGGAAACAGGATCATCTTATAGGCTCAGGAGAAATAAAAATTCCCGGCATCCATAATCTTTATAATTCTATCGCTTCGGCTCTTGCTGCGAGGTCTCTCGGAGTCTCACCGGGTGTAATTGCAGATACATTGAGAGAATTTCCCGGAGTCGAGCATCGTCTCGAACCGGTGCGTGAACTCGGCGGAGTGAGGTACATAAACGATTCAAAGGCGACGAATGTCGATGCGGTGTGGTACGCTCTCGGAAGTTTCGAATCTCCAATCGTACTGATTGCAGGCGGAAAAGACAAAGGGAACGATTATTCACCTCTCTTCGATCTTGTCAGGAAAAAAGTCCGTGCCATGGTGCTCATCGGCCAGGCTGCGGCAAAAATGCAGAAAGAATTTTCCGACAAGACGAAGTGCGTCATGGCTTCATCCATGGAAGATGCCGTTGCGAAGGCGCGCGGGGAAGCAAAACCGGGTCATGTCGTTCTTCTCTCGCCGGCTTGTGCAAGCTTCGACATGTTTCATGATTACGAACACCGGGGGCGTGAGTTTAAAAGATTGGTAATGGAACTGGAATGA
- a CDS encoding putative peptidoglycan glycosyltransferase FtsW, protein MKKMKPADKWFLFAVISLMLMSLVVVYSASAFWAELKFQNPAYLLKSHLFKVLVGIVLIFVFAKLDYHKYQKHALHILVISALLLIVALGQRVMIKGAARWIHLGIFSFEPSEIARIAILFFIAAYLTENSEKLHDYRSLSQPLAASGIIAGLIVLQPNFSTALMIFAVVGLMFVAGGVGKAHLAILVVGVIIIGAGVLTFESYRIARVQAWMNHGSGNYQVQQSIIGFGNGGIFGAGPGNSRQRNLFLPESYGDFIYSIIGEEYGLWGSILVMLIFLFIALRGTAIAKLAPDRFGSLLAAGITSGICLYAFVNAAVAIGIFPTTGLPMPFVSYGGTAMIVNSIAVGIVLNVSKQIPATEKEYYSIARRKKHTVRDNDEPVVGRVYS, encoded by the coding sequence ATGAAGAAGATGAAACCCGCAGATAAATGGTTTTTGTTCGCGGTGATCTCACTCATGCTTATGAGTCTCGTCGTCGTTTACAGTGCAAGTGCATTCTGGGCGGAATTAAAATTTCAAAACCCTGCTTACTTGTTGAAGAGCCATCTCTTCAAAGTTCTAGTCGGAATCGTTTTAATCTTTGTCTTTGCGAAGCTCGACTACCATAAATACCAGAAACACGCATTACACATTCTTGTCATTTCCGCATTGTTACTTATTGTCGCACTCGGGCAAAGGGTAATGATAAAAGGTGCCGCTCGCTGGATCCATCTCGGGATTTTCAGCTTTGAGCCTTCTGAGATTGCCAGGATAGCCATCTTGTTTTTCATTGCAGCATACTTGACTGAAAATTCGGAGAAACTCCATGATTACCGGAGTTTATCACAGCCTCTCGCCGCGTCGGGAATAATTGCCGGATTGATTGTCCTGCAGCCGAATTTCAGCACCGCACTGATGATTTTTGCAGTCGTCGGATTGATGTTTGTCGCCGGAGGCGTCGGAAAAGCACATCTTGCAATTTTAGTCGTCGGAGTAATCATAATCGGCGCGGGAGTATTAACGTTTGAATCGTACCGCATTGCACGAGTTCAAGCATGGATGAATCATGGCTCCGGAAATTATCAGGTTCAGCAATCTATAATAGGGTTCGGCAATGGCGGAATTTTTGGAGCGGGGCCCGGCAATAGCAGGCAGAGAAATCTGTTTTTGCCGGAGTCTTACGGTGATTTTATTTACTCGATCATCGGCGAAGAATACGGTTTGTGGGGATCCATCCTGGTTATGTTGATCTTCTTGTTCATAGCTCTTCGTGGGACGGCGATTGCAAAGCTTGCGCCGGATAGATTTGGCTCCTTGCTAGCGGCCGGGATAACTTCCGGAATTTGTCTTTATGCTTTTGTCAACGCGGCTGTGGCGATCGGCATCTTCCCCACTACCGGACTTCCTATGCCGTTCGTCAGCTATGGTGGTACGGCCATGATAGTCAATTCGATAGCGGTAGGAATTGTTTTGAATGTCTCGAAGCAAATTCCCGCTACGGAGAAAGAGTATTACTCAATTGCCAGAAGGAAGAAACATACGGTAAGAGATAATGACGAGCCCGTCGTCGGGAGGGTCTACAGCTGA
- the murG gene encoding undecaprenyldiphospho-muramoylpentapeptide beta-N-acetylglucosaminyltransferase produces the protein MVKVVFAGGGTGGHLFPAIAIAERLMEKKDVDVMFVGTKNKIEGRVVPQLGYNFFAIWIGGFSRKFKLSNLLLPLKILVSVFQSLKLLLTFKPQVVVGTGGYVSGPVCAAAVVTRTPIILQEHNSYPGVMTRLFAPFAREIHIAFDSSRRYFRSTRNLFLTGSPIRKMSKVNRRDALRFFGLNPEKHTLLVTGGSLGAVRLNTAVLESVDDLLKRDYQLIWQTGSVDFDRIIGRQRQNLGRIIVEKFLDKMEYAYSAADIAVCRAGATTVAELIYFNLPALIVPYPHAAANHQVENARTLVASGAAVMVQEFEIGEKFKKELFALVDDSDRLSEMSKKIGGLSRDDAAEIIAESILRIAGTDA, from the coding sequence ATGGTGAAAGTCGTCTTTGCAGGCGGTGGAACCGGAGGTCATCTTTTTCCCGCTATTGCCATTGCAGAAAGGCTGATGGAAAAGAAAGATGTAGACGTAATGTTTGTGGGCACTAAAAACAAGATTGAAGGTCGAGTCGTGCCCCAGCTTGGCTACAATTTTTTCGCTATCTGGATAGGCGGCTTCTCGCGAAAATTCAAGCTATCGAATCTTCTTCTTCCGTTGAAGATACTCGTTTCCGTTTTCCAATCGCTGAAACTCCTCCTGACATTCAAGCCTCAAGTTGTGGTGGGTACCGGCGGATATGTCTCCGGACCGGTGTGCGCGGCCGCGGTGGTCACCAGGACGCCGATTATTCTTCAGGAGCACAACAGTTACCCCGGCGTGATGACGAGATTGTTTGCGCCGTTCGCTCGCGAAATTCATATTGCGTTTGATTCATCGAGAAGATACTTTCGCTCCACGCGCAATCTCTTCCTGACCGGGAGTCCGATTAGGAAAATGTCGAAGGTTAATCGCAGGGATGCACTAAGATTTTTCGGCTTGAACCCCGAGAAGCACACTCTTCTCGTGACGGGCGGAAGTCTTGGAGCCGTGAGGCTCAATACTGCCGTGTTGGAATCGGTAGATGATCTGTTGAAGCGCGATTACCAATTGATATGGCAAACTGGCTCCGTTGATTTCGATCGAATCATCGGGAGGCAGCGGCAAAATCTTGGCCGAATCATCGTCGAAAAATTCCTGGATAAGATGGAGTATGCTTACTCGGCGGCAGATATTGCCGTTTGCAGAGCCGGGGCTACAACAGTTGCCGAGCTTATCTATTTCAATCTTCCGGCACTCATCGTTCCATATCCTCATGCGGCCGCGAATCATCAGGTGGAGAACGCACGCACGTTGGTTGCGAGCGGCGCCGCCGTCATGGTACAGGAATTTGAGATCGGAGAAAAGTTTAAGAAGGAATTATTTGCACTGGTTGATGACTCTGATCGGCTCTCGGAAATGAGTAAAAAGATCGGCGGACTGTCTCGTGACGATGCGGCGGAAATTATTGCGGAATCAATTTTAAGGATTGCAGGTACAGATGCGTAG
- the murC gene encoding UDP-N-acetylmuramate--L-alanine ligase — MFKSVRKIHMVGIGGIGMSGIAEILMDQGFEVSGSDRQLTEITERLAKLGAKIFRDHAAKNLDDADVVVYSSAVHLDNPELVAAAEKKIPVIRRAEMLAELMRMKYGIAIAGTHGKTTTTSMTSLVLMEGNMDPTVIVGGKLSSLGGTNARLGHGDYIVVEADEFDRSFLQLTPVIAAITTLEREHLDIYSDLEDIKRAFMEFANKVPFYGFVILCLDEPSIQEILPSIRKKVVTYGISAQSDLRAVNISFAENRSKYNLLRFGKDLGEIELSVPGLHNVKNSLAAIGIGLELGIEFSKIKKAIESFAGVYRRIELKADVDGVMVVDDYAHHPTEVQATLSALKSGWPHRRVVAVFQPHLYSRTRDFHDEFGRSFLNADVLVVTEIYPAREEPIQGITGELIVSDARSFGHKEAFYVQDKKQLPEFLMKLKKSGDIIVTLGAGDITKYGEDFIVKLRTESVIRNAGNPGKPIASSEREAEKTAARKK; from the coding sequence ATGTTTAAGAGCGTAAGAAAAATTCATATGGTCGGGATCGGTGGAATCGGGATGAGTGGAATTGCCGAGATCCTTATGGACCAGGGTTTTGAGGTTAGCGGCTCGGACAGGCAGCTTACCGAAATAACCGAGCGGCTCGCAAAATTGGGCGCAAAAATTTTCAGGGATCATGCCGCCAAAAATCTCGATGATGCGGACGTTGTCGTATATTCATCGGCGGTTCACCTCGATAATCCTGAACTCGTTGCGGCGGCGGAAAAGAAAATCCCCGTGATAAGAAGAGCTGAAATGCTCGCCGAGCTCATGCGGATGAAATACGGGATTGCAATTGCAGGCACACACGGCAAAACCACCACGACAAGCATGACAAGCCTTGTATTGATGGAAGGTAATATGGATCCCACAGTTATAGTTGGGGGAAAGCTTTCGAGCTTAGGTGGAACTAACGCGCGGCTCGGTCACGGAGATTACATAGTGGTTGAAGCGGATGAGTTCGACAGATCGTTTCTTCAACTAACCCCGGTCATAGCAGCGATCACGACGCTTGAGCGCGAACATCTTGACATTTACTCCGATCTCGAAGACATAAAACGAGCATTTATGGAATTTGCAAACAAAGTCCCGTTCTATGGATTTGTTATTCTTTGTTTGGATGAACCGTCTATCCAGGAAATCCTCCCGTCGATCAGGAAGAAGGTAGTTACTTACGGTATCAGCGCTCAGTCGGATTTGCGCGCAGTAAATATCTCGTTCGCTGAAAACAGAAGCAAATACAATCTTCTCCGGTTCGGCAAGGATCTCGGGGAAATCGAGCTGAGCGTTCCGGGATTGCACAATGTGAAGAACTCCCTTGCCGCAATAGGTATCGGACTTGAGTTGGGGATAGAATTTTCAAAGATCAAGAAGGCCATCGAGTCGTTCGCGGGCGTTTATAGGCGCATCGAATTGAAAGCGGATGTCGACGGTGTCATGGTCGTCGACGATTATGCCCATCATCCTACCGAAGTACAGGCTACTCTATCCGCATTGAAATCAGGCTGGCCTCACAGGCGGGTTGTGGCAGTCTTTCAGCCGCATCTATATTCACGCACGAGAGATTTTCATGATGAATTTGGAAGGAGCTTTCTCAACGCTGATGTCCTGGTCGTCACAGAGATTTATCCTGCGCGTGAGGAACCAATTCAAGGCATCACAGGGGAATTGATCGTAAGCGATGCGAGATCGTTCGGACACAAAGAAGCATTTTACGTTCAGGACAAAAAACAGCTTCCGGAGTTTTTAATGAAGCTAAAAAAATCAGGCGACATCATAGTGACCCTCGGAGCCGGCGACATTACGAAATATGGGGAAGATTTTATCGTCAAGTTGAGAACCGAATCAGTAATACGGAATGCGGGGAATCCCGGAAAACCCATCGCTAGCTCCGAACGTGAGGCCGAAAAAACCGCGGCAAGGAAGAAGTAA